The following proteins are encoded in a genomic region of Diabrotica virgifera virgifera chromosome 1, PGI_DIABVI_V3a:
- the LOC114333201 gene encoding uncharacterized protein LOC114333201, with protein MLLEPIANTITSVEGDTPTISKCLHLFKKMVNTSLENVTKSPLLSKEEADTRAIFENRKKFDIYSVHFVANLLDPKYRGCELSSDEMTDATEVIYKVAQKMPDVDEAAVLADVVNFIAKGLFKKAFLWNEDTIAAISPIAALSKLAIHFLELPATSAACERSFSSYSGIHTNKRNRLTNTRASKIVYVAHNLKLMAELQPSESSSSESIAGPSFTVNPALESEPEPMIISNSDQSESVFESDEEEASESEENADSDGTDQCSFKGFG; from the exons ATGCTTCTGGAACCAATTGCTAACACAATTACCTCTGTAGAAGGTGACACACCAACGATTTCAAAATGTctgcatttatttaaaaaaatggttaacACCTCATTAGAAAATGTCACTAAAAGTCCATTGTTATCCAAAGAGGAAGCAGATACAAGGGCAATTTTTGAAAATCGGAAGAAGTTTGATATTTATAGTGTTCATTTTGTAGCTAACCTTTTGGATCCAAAATATCGTGGCTGCGAACTTAGCTCAGATGAGATG aCTGATGCGACAGAAGTCATATACAAGGTAGCACAGAAGATGCCAGATGTCGATGAAGCAGCCGTCTTAGCTGACGTTGTCAATTTTATTGCAAAAGGACTATTCAAAAAGGCTTTTCTATGGAATGAGGACACAATTGCAGCTATCAGCCCTATTGCCGCACTCTCCAAGTTGGCGATTCATTTTCTAGAGTTGCCAGCGACATCAGCAGCATGTGAAAGATCCTTTTCTTCATATTCGGGAATTCACACCAACAAGAGAAACAGGCTGACCAATACTCGAGCGTCAAAAATCGTGTATGTggctcataatttaaaattaatggctGAACTACAGCCAAGTGAATCATCCAGTTCAGAATCAATTGCTGGCCCTAGCTTCACAGTCAATCCTGCATTAGAATCTGAACCGGAACCAATGATAATATCCAATTCAGATCAGTCGGAGTCTGTCTTTGAAAGCGATGAAGAGGAAGCTTCAGAGTCTGAAGAAAATGCAGATAGCGACGGGACGGATCAGTGTTCATTTAAGGGATTCGGTTAA